A section of the Microcoleus sp. FACHB-831 genome encodes:
- a CDS encoding DUF305 domain-containing protein, translated as MDKKHIVYKVVRLVAFGAIAGGLISCGTSSAEQNLKQITPAETTPATSTKANTTTQSDRQFIEMMIPHHQGAVEMADMAFQKAKRPEIKKLAEAIKKDQNKEIQQMQTWYKQWYGKDISASSGGMGMDHSMHHQDSMSMEMMGMDMQALKNAADFDREFIKQMIPHHQSAVTMAEKVVDSADKPEIRNLAKLIIDSQNAEIKQMQQWQQAWYK; from the coding sequence TACAAGGTTGTCCGTTTAGTTGCTTTCGGCGCGATCGCCGGGGGTCTAATAAGCTGCGGCACATCATCCGCCGAGCAAAATCTGAAGCAGATTACTCCAGCGGAAACCACTCCTGCAACCTCTACTAAAGCAAACACAACTACGCAGAGCGATCGCCAATTTATCGAAATGATGATTCCCCACCATCAAGGGGCAGTGGAAATGGCTGATATGGCCTTTCAAAAGGCTAAACGGCCTGAAATCAAAAAACTGGCTGAAGCCATCAAAAAAGACCAAAATAAAGAAATTCAGCAGATGCAAACTTGGTACAAACAGTGGTACGGCAAAGATATTTCTGCTTCATCTGGTGGTATGGGCATGGATCATTCGATGCACCACCAAGACAGTATGAGTATGGAAATGATGGGGATGGATATGCAAGCGCTGAAAAATGCGGCTGATTTTGATCGGGAATTTATTAAGCAAATGATTCCTCATCACCAAAGTGCTGTAACGATGGCTGAAAAGGTGGTTGACTCTGCCGATAAACCTGAAATTCGCAACTTGGCAAAGTTAATTATTGATAGCCAAAATGCTGAAATTAAGCAAATGCAGCAATGGCAGCAAGCTTGGTATAAATAA
- the rppA gene encoding two-component system response regulator RppA yields MRILLVEDEPDLGAAIKRTLNQEAYVVDWVVDGSLAWDYLENPPTQYTLAIFDWLLPGLSGLELCKRLRTKKNPLPVLMLTAKDSMEDKIAGLDAGADDYLVKPFGMEELLARLRALQRRSPQLQPQQLQVGNLSLDYGTRTLYCENSTDDRQFISLTNKEFQLLEYFLKRPNQIITRDQLIDQLWELGAEPLSNVVAAQMRLLRRKLEEKGCDRLIETVYGIGYRLQPNRESK; encoded by the coding sequence ATGAGAATCCTGTTAGTTGAAGATGAGCCAGATTTGGGTGCTGCTATTAAGCGGACTCTGAATCAAGAAGCTTATGTAGTTGACTGGGTTGTAGATGGTTCTCTAGCGTGGGACTATTTAGAAAACCCGCCAACGCAATACACTCTGGCTATCTTCGACTGGTTGCTGCCAGGATTGTCAGGTTTAGAATTGTGTAAGCGGCTGCGAACTAAGAAGAATCCTTTGCCAGTCTTGATGCTAACTGCAAAAGACAGCATGGAAGATAAAATTGCTGGGTTGGATGCTGGCGCGGATGATTATTTAGTGAAGCCGTTTGGCATGGAAGAATTGTTAGCAAGGTTGCGGGCATTGCAGCGGCGATCGCCCCAACTCCAACCCCAGCAACTCCAAGTAGGAAACCTTAGTTTAGATTACGGCACGAGAACACTTTATTGTGAAAATTCCACTGACGATCGCCAATTTATTTCGCTGACCAATAAGGAATTTCAACTATTAGAATATTTCCTAAAGCGTCCCAATCAAATTATTACTCGCGACCAACTTATCGATCAACTCTGGGAATTGGGGGCAGAACCTTTAAGTAATGTGGTAGCTGCTCAAATGCGTTTGTTGCGGCGCAAACTGGAAGAAAAAGGGTGCGATCGCTTGATAGAAACTGTCTACGGTATTGGATATCGTCTCCAGCCGAATCGTGAATCAAAATAA